From Streptosporangium album, the proteins below share one genomic window:
- a CDS encoding DUF3073 domain-containing protein → MGRGRAKAKQVKVARQLKYNSGGTDLERLRDELGVRDDSNHDDDANDAYDELADRYADYADDFGSGDKPDEGTSGRR, encoded by the coding sequence ATGGGGCGCGGCCGAGCAAAGGCCAAGCAGGTCAAGGTTGCTCGCCAGCTGAAGTACAACAGCGGTGGCACTGATCTTGAGCGTCTTCGCGACGAGCTCGGAGTCAGAGATGACTCCAACCACGATGACGACGCCAACGACGCCTACGATGAGCTGGCGGATCGGTATGCCGATTACGCCGATGACTTTGGTTCTGGTGACAAACCGGACGAAGGAACGTCCGGCCGCCGCTAG
- the bldC gene encoding developmental transcriptional regulator BldC, translated as MSARTPEAEPLLTPAEVATMFRVDPKTVTRWAKAGKLTSIRTLGGHRRYRETEVRALLAGIPQQRSE; from the coding sequence ATGTCAGCTCGTACACCCGAGGCAGAGCCGCTGCTCACCCCGGCGGAGGTCGCAACCATGTTCCGCGTCGATCCCAAGACCGTTACGCGGTGGGCGAAGGCCGGCAAGTTGACGTCCATCCGCACTCTGGGTGGGCACCGCCGCTACCGGGAGACCGAGGTTCGCGCGCTGCTGGCGGGGATTCCGCAGCAGCGCTCTGAGTAA
- the purM gene encoding phosphoribosylformylglycinamidine cyclo-ligase, giving the protein MTSYAAAGVDIDAGERAVELMKSKVARSRRPEVVDDASGFAGLFDASALLGYRRPLLTTSTDGVGTKVMLAQALDKHDTIGIDLVGMVVDDLVVCGAEPLFMTDYIACGKVVPERIAEIVGGVAEGCRLAGCALIGGETAEHPGAMGAGEYDLAGAATGVVEAERMLGRDRVREGDVVLALASSGVHSNGYSLVRHIIKLAGLSLSAEFAELGRSLGEELLEPTRIYSLDCLELARSVDVHAYAHITGGGLAGNLSRSLPSTLDALLDRSSWTPPAVFELLAGHGKVAQADMDRTFNLGVGMAAIVGADAADAALALLKERGLPAWVLGEVVSGTGQARYR; this is encoded by the coding sequence ATGACGAGCTATGCCGCCGCCGGCGTGGACATCGACGCGGGTGAGCGCGCCGTCGAGCTGATGAAGTCGAAGGTCGCGCGGTCACGGCGGCCCGAGGTGGTCGACGACGCCAGCGGATTCGCCGGTCTCTTCGACGCCTCGGCCCTGCTGGGCTACCGGCGACCGCTGCTGACCACCTCGACAGACGGGGTCGGCACCAAGGTCATGCTGGCGCAGGCGCTCGACAAGCACGACACGATCGGCATCGACCTGGTCGGCATGGTCGTGGACGACCTGGTGGTCTGCGGCGCCGAGCCGCTGTTCATGACCGACTACATCGCCTGCGGAAAGGTCGTCCCGGAGCGGATCGCCGAGATCGTGGGCGGCGTCGCCGAGGGCTGCCGTCTGGCGGGCTGCGCCCTGATCGGTGGCGAGACGGCCGAGCACCCCGGGGCCATGGGCGCCGGCGAGTACGACCTGGCGGGCGCCGCCACCGGTGTGGTGGAGGCCGAAAGAATGCTCGGCCGGGACCGGGTCCGCGAGGGCGACGTGGTGCTGGCGCTGGCCTCCTCCGGCGTGCACTCCAACGGCTACTCGCTGGTCCGGCACATCATCAAACTCGCCGGGCTCTCCCTTTCGGCCGAGTTCGCCGAGCTCGGCCGGTCACTGGGCGAGGAGCTGCTGGAGCCGACCAGGATCTACTCCCTGGACTGCCTGGAGCTGGCCCGTTCGGTCGACGTCCACGCGTACGCGCACATCACCGGCGGTGGCCTTGCGGGCAACCTGTCCCGCTCGCTGCCGTCGACGCTGGACGCGCTGCTGGACCGTTCGTCATGGACTCCGCCCGCCGTCTTCGAGCTGCTCGCGGGCCACGGCAAGGTGGCGCAGGCCGACATGGACCGCACCTTCAACCTGGGTGTGGGCATGGCGGCGATCGTCGGTGCGGACGCCGCCGACGCGGCCCTGGCCCTGCTCAAGGAGCGCGGCCTTCCGGCCTGGGTGCTCGGCGAGGTCGTCTCCGGCACCGGCCAGGCGCGTTACCGCTGA
- a CDS encoding Leu/Phe/Val dehydrogenase, whose amino-acid sequence MTDVFGLSHKDISPASGQTKHEQVVFCSDERSGLHAIIAIYNTALGPGLGGTRFYPYGSEQAALADVLNLSRAMAYKNALAGLDLGGGKAVIIGDPATDKSEALLRAYGRFVQSLGGRYFTACDVGTYSEDMDIVARESSYVTGRTVAHGGAGDSSILTAYGVFQGMRAAAEHAYGAPALRGRRVGVEGVGKVGHRLVDHLVEDGAEVVICDVSEEAVERVRRRHPGVEVVADQGELTAADIDVYAPCALGGALDDDTVARLRATIVCGGANNQLAHPGVEKELADRGILYAPDYVVNSGGVIQVADEIEGFNMERAKAKATQIYDTTLKIFATAAEDGVPPAVAADRLAERRMSEVGRIRGIWLGR is encoded by the coding sequence GTGACCGACGTCTTCGGGCTGTCCCACAAGGACATCAGCCCCGCAAGCGGCCAGACGAAACACGAGCAGGTCGTCTTCTGCTCCGACGAGCGCAGCGGCCTCCACGCGATCATCGCGATCTACAACACCGCCCTCGGCCCAGGCCTCGGGGGCACCAGGTTCTACCCCTACGGGAGCGAGCAGGCGGCGCTGGCCGACGTGCTCAACCTCTCGCGGGCGATGGCCTACAAGAACGCCCTGGCCGGCCTCGACCTCGGTGGCGGCAAGGCCGTCATCATCGGCGACCCGGCGACGGACAAGAGCGAGGCGCTGCTGCGCGCCTACGGCCGGTTCGTGCAGTCCCTGGGAGGCCGCTACTTCACCGCGTGCGACGTGGGCACCTACAGCGAGGACATGGACATCGTGGCCCGCGAGAGCTCTTACGTGACCGGCCGTACGGTGGCCCACGGCGGAGCGGGCGACTCGTCGATCCTGACCGCCTACGGTGTGTTCCAGGGCATGCGGGCCGCGGCCGAGCACGCCTACGGCGCGCCGGCGCTGCGCGGCAGGCGGGTCGGCGTCGAAGGCGTGGGCAAGGTGGGCCACCGTCTGGTCGACCACCTCGTCGAGGACGGTGCCGAGGTGGTGATCTGCGACGTCAGCGAGGAGGCGGTCGAACGGGTCCGGCGGCGCCACCCCGGCGTCGAGGTCGTCGCCGACCAGGGAGAGCTGACCGCGGCCGACATCGACGTCTACGCGCCGTGTGCGCTCGGCGGGGCGCTGGACGACGACACGGTCGCCCGGCTGCGCGCCACGATCGTCTGCGGCGGGGCGAACAACCAGCTGGCCCACCCGGGGGTGGAGAAGGAGCTCGCCGACCGCGGCATCCTCTACGCGCCTGACTACGTGGTCAACTCCGGCGGCGTCATCCAGGTCGCGGACGAGATCGAGGGGTTCAACATGGAGCGGGCCAAGGCAAAGGCAACCCAGATCTACGACACGACTCTCAAGATTTTTGCCACGGCGGCGGAGGATGGCGTTCCCCCGGCCGTCGCAGCCGATAGGCTAGCGGAGCGCAGAATGTCGGAAGTCGGGCGAATTAGGGGCATTTGGCTAGGCCGCTAG